Sequence from the Methanobacterium alkalithermotolerans genome:
ACGATGCAAAGGAAAAGGTAAGTGGCAGCATGCCTGAAAACCCCCACCATTTAAAATATGATGTGATACAGGAAGGACTTAAAGCTGCAGGATATGAGGAAGGAGAAATTGTGGAAGATGCCCTGCGGGCGGTTGAAATCGTGGGAGATCCTATGATTGCATCTGTAGCAGGGATGGTGATGGGTTCAACGGTACCGGTTACACTGGCAGGAGGTACCCAGATGACTGCCGTGTGTTCTGTTATTAAAGGCATGGAAAACAAATTTGATTTTTCTAATTTATGCATTGCAACAACTATTTTCGTTGCAGAAGACGAATCAGCGGATATTAACCATATAACCCATCAAATTGATGATATTCCCATTTTTGCAGTTGATCCTGAATTTGAAAAATCATCAGTTCCAGGGCTAAAAAGTTACTTAGATGGCTCTGTAAAAGAAGGAGTAGGTGCAGGTGGAGCAATGATGGCTGCTATGCTTCAAGAAGTTCCTATTGATAATATAAGGTTTAAAATTGAGGAATTATGTAATAAGATTTTTTAGTTTAGCTACTACGGTGGAAAAATGGACATTTCGTATATTATACTGGCAATACTAATCCTAATAATTGTTTACTTAACTTATAGTTACAATCGCCTTATAAAAACGCGAAACATGGTTGATACTGCTTATTCAAATATTGACACTCTCTTACAAAAGCGTTTTGACCTGGTTCCCAATCTGGTGAGCACAGTTAAAGGGTATATGAAGCATGAGCGTGAACTTCTGGAAACTGTCACCAGGGCTAGAAGTGACTGGATGAATGCTTCCACTATACAGGAAAACGCAGGAGCAGATAATATTGCAAAAGAAGCCCTTAAATCTATTTTTGCTGTGGCAGAAAATTATCCGGACCTTAAAGCTAACCAGAATTTCTTATTACTCCAGGAAGAACTGGTGGGAATAGAAAATAAAATAGCCTATGCCCGACAACGCTATAACCGAACTGTTCTGGATTTAAATAATGCCATTCAACAGTTTCCAACTAATCTGATTGCCCACTTTTTCCGATTCCAGAGCAGGGAATTTTTTGAAGTTGAATCACTAAAAGCACGGGAAGTCCCCCAGGTAAAATATGATGGTGATGAATAATGGATCCTATTTATAAAAGTATCGCAGCTAATAAAAGATGGACCTATCTTTTCTTTTCTTTTTACGCTATCTTACTTGCTATAATAGGATATTCAATCGGATTATACTTTAATTCCATTACCCTGGGCCTTTTTATTGCTGGTATAATTTTTGCCCTTGCTCTTGTGGTGAGCTACTATGGAGGACAAAGTGTAATTACCAGTATGGCCGGTGCAAGGGAGGTATCCAAACAGGAAGAACCTTACCTTTATAACACTGTAGAAGCTTTGAGTATAGCAGCTGGTCTTCCCCTGCCCAAGTTATACCTGATAGACACTGATGTGCCCAATGCTTTTGCTGCGGGTCGTAATCCTGAAAATGCCAGCATCACAGTTACCACGGGTTTAATGGAACGACTGGACCGTCTGGAGCTGGAAGGGGTTATAGCTCATGAGATGGCACACATAAGAAATTATGATGTTCTACTTGCTACAGTAGCAGTTGTTTTAGCAGGGACCATTGTATTCTTAGGATATATGGCCCGTTATTCTGCTTATGGAGGTTTATTTCGAGGAAGGGATCGTGGAGGCTCAGCCGGGATAATATTTTTAATTCTTACCCTGGTTCTAATTATCCTGGCTCCACTATTTGCACAACTACTCAAATTTGCAATCTCCCGTAAACGGGAGTTCCTGGCAGATGCTACTGGAGCGGATCTCACCGGATACCCGGAGGGATTGGCCAGTGCTCTGGAGAAAATTAGTACCATGCAAAAACCCAAAAGTAAAATTCAAAACACAGCTCTTAATGGTATTTATATTATAAATCCAGCCATCGGCGCTAATACAGTCAGTAATCTTTTTTCTACTCATCCTCCCACCGAGGAGAGAGTCAGAAAACTACGTGAAATGGAGTTTTAAATTACAAATAAATCTTAAAAAACCATTACAATTACATTATAAGCAGCAGTTTCCAGTGATAAAAGAAAAAATGAATTGAGGTTTTATTTGCTAGTAATTAATTCCAAAAAAAAAGAATATTTTTTTTGTTTAATATAAGATGCTAAATATTATAGTCAAGAGCCCTACTATCCAGCAGTAATAGGCGAACATCATTAAACTTCTTTCTTTAATTATTTTTAACAATAATTTTATAGCCAGATAGGCTGCCACTGCCGAGGCAATAAAACCGGCAATAAAAGCCGCGGCATTATTATCCAAAACTGAACCAATTTCCTGTACCTGTATTAGCCCGGCAGCTATGATAATAGGTATGGATAGTAAAAAACTGTAACGGGCTGCTAATTCCCTTTCTAGGCCTAAAAATAGGCCTGCGGATATGGTGGCACCGGATCGGGAAATCCCTGGAGCAATAGCACATCCCTGGGCAATACCTATTATCAGTGAAGTTTTTAAGCCCATATCTTTCACAGATCTATCCCCGGTACTGACTCTCTCTGAACCCCAGAGCAGCAAACCAGTTACTATTAAAAAAAATCCTACAGCAAGTAAATTAGTAAATAAAGATTCAAAGAAGTCTTTAAATAATAGTCCCATTAATCCCGCCGGTATGGTACCGAAGAGTATAAGCCAGGCTAATCTTTTAAAGGGATCTTCCTGAATTCCTTTTTTAAATTCACCCCGGGGCAGGTCCTTTAAGCTGGATAAGAAAGACCGAACCATATGTAAAAGGTCCTTACGGAAATAGCTCACCACCGCTACCAGACTGGCCAGATGCAGCATGGTATCAAAGGCCAGAGATTCCTGAACTCCTAAAATATTTGTTATAAATACTAAATGAGCTGAACTGCTTATAGGGAGAAATTCTGTTAGTCCCTGAACTATTCCAATAATTATTGCCTGTATAACATCCATTAAATCACCATTAATTGAATAAAAATTTAAAATTGTCTATTTCTCTGGAATACCCTGTTGTTCAGGATTACCATATATATTTTTGTTATAAGTTATAAGTTATAACTTATTTCTTACAACTTATAAGTTATAATCACTCCAGGTAAGTTAACCATCCCCAACGATCATCCACTTCAGCACGGAGTATCTGGAAGAAAGCCTGTTGCAACTTCTCTGTCACAGGCCCCCTCCCACCAGAACCCACATTTATTCTATCCACAGACCTTATAGGGGTTACTTCTGCTGCAGTACCAGTTAAGAAAATTTCATCAGCCACATATAACATTTCCCGGGGCATCTGCTCTTCCCTTACTTCTAAATCCATTTCTCTGGCCAGAATAATCACGGAATCACGGGTTATACCCTTTAAAAGAGAAGAAGCAAGTGGCGGAGTGTAGATAACCTCATCTTTTATTAAAAATATATTTTCTCCACTACCTTCACTAATCATACCCTGGTAGTCCAGTAATATTCCTTCATCATATCCATTTTCCAGTGCTTCCATTTTAACCAGCTGGGAATTCATGTAGTTGGCCCCTGCTTTGGCCATATTGGGCAGTGTATCTGGAGCCATACGCCTCCAGGTGGAAACACCCACATCCACTCCTACTTCCAGTGCTTCCTGTCCCAGGTAACTGCCCCATTTCCAGGCAGCAATCACCACTTCCAGAGGACTATTTAAAGGGTTAACTCCTAATTCCCCTTGACCTCTAAATACCACAGGACGGATATAGCACTCCTTTAAACCATTGGTTTTAATGGTTTCCCTTATTGCCTGAGATATTTCAGCGGGAGTATAAGGAATTTCCATACGGTAGATCCGGGCAGAATCAAATAATCTTTCTACATGCTCCTCAAGACGGAAAACTGCTGAACCCTGTTTATTGTGGTAGCAGCGTATTCCTTCAAATACACTGGAACCATAATGAACCACATGTGATAGAACATGTATATTTGCGTTTTTCCAACCTACTTGCTCTCCATTAAACCAAATTTTTCCATTTTTATCCCAGGCCATAATAAAACCCTCAGTTTAAGCTTATTGTAAATTTTTTATCATTATCTAAAATAGATTGGTGGTACCTGTTTTTAAATATATTCAACTATTTTTCTTATAGCCCCAACCCTCCCCCCAAAAAACTGAAATTTTATCCCGATATTTATAAACCACACCCAACCGGGAGTTTATGTATACTTATTTAATTATAAGTAAAATTACACTGTTTCCAGGGGATGCTTTTTGGAAAAGTTTATATAGGGAGGGGTGCAAAGTGTGATGTACGCGAGGGGCCGGTGGTCTAGGGGTATGATACCTCGCTTACAACGAGGTGATCACGAGTTCGAATCTCGTCCGGCCCATTTATCTCATTTTTTTAAATTAATTTACTAATTTGAAACTTATTTTCGTTCTAAAAACACGCGAGCTTCCACAGCCTTGTAAGTTTTTCCCTTATAATTAAAAGGACATTTTATGGCGTTATATGGACAAAAAGAAGCACATCTTAAACAGTATTCGCATTTAAGACCGTGTTGAGGATATTCATTTTTTTCTATTTTCCGGTTACCCACGGGACATAATTTAACACATATCCTGCATTTTTGACACAAATCATAATAGGTGGTAAGAGGTAGCAGGTTCTGATTTATTCTACTTCGGGTTAGGGCCAGACCAAAGATGGAAGCCAGGTACATGGCATCACTAATAAGAGGTACTCTTCCCCATCTTGCAGTTCCCTTTAAAAGACTCAGGGCATAATGTTCTGCTTTTAAGAGACCCTTTTCAATTTTTTCCTGGCATTTTTTCTCCGGGGCTATGTAGAATATATTGGAGGGCATGATAATCTCACAGGCCCCCAGGGGATGGTATCCTTTCCCGGTAAGTAGTTTTTTGAGGGGTCCAACTATACCTCCTGAAAAACTTCCCATGGTATCTACCATAAATATGGCTGTTCCTGGGGATTCTGGAAGTCTTTTAATAAAATCCCATACAAAATGGTAGGTTGATTGTTCTGCAACAGGAAAACCAAGACCAATTACATTGTTTAGATTTATCTTTTCTGGATTTGAATTTTCCAGGGGAAATAAATTAACTTTTAAGCCATGCTTTTCCCAAACCTCCTTCATCTTATGCACCACGAGATAGGTGTTACCTGTTCCTGAAAAGTAGTAAAAATCAATTTTATCATTTATCATTTTTTATTCACTATCCCTTCCTAAGAAGAATTATTTGAACTTGTTTATAGGGTTAACCTCGTTTATGGTAAAGAAACTTTTAACCATAAAAAAATAAATACTATAACTCACCAGGGGCCGGTGGTCTAGGGGTATGATACCTCGCTCACACCGAGGTGATCACGAGTTCGAATCTCGTCCGGCCCATTTATTCTAAGATTAAAAATTATTTTTATAAAATTAGATTATAAATTCTATTTAATTTTAAAAAAGAATATATGGTTCATAGTGCCTTTTTACAGGAATATAATTTGAATTATCAAGGCCAGCAATGATACAAAAAATACAGTGGTTCCTTTAACCAGTATTAAGGCCCCTTTTCTATCCAGTAAAAATACCAGTCCATAGGATAAAACCACACTGAGCAGTATTTTTATTATACCCAAAGTGCTGCTATTTAATGTTATGAAATACCCTATTAAATTGGCCAGTAGATAGGAAAGCCCGATTACCAGTAAAATTAAGACAATAGTGTTACTGAGTATACCCTGTATAAGGGGCCACCACTCAGTTTTAAACTGATCACGTTTTCTATTGAGGGATCCTTTAGAATCACTGTGGAAAAACGAACTTCTGGAAGATTCTGGGGGATTATATGAAATTTCAGCTCCTTCATATTCTTCCTCACCATATTCCTCTTCGACCATCATTTCTGGTGATCTTTTAGAGAATTTCTGGGCCAGTTTCAATAAACCATCCCTATCAATAAGCTTAATATTTCTACGGGCAGCATAATTTACAGCCTGGGAACTGTAAGCGGAAGTGGTCACAATTACTACTTTGGAGGCCTTTAATGTCTTTGCCACCATTTCCATTTCTTTTAAGATGTCTAAACCCACATTCCACTTTTCATCATAGTTTTTACAGGACACTACTACTCCAAAATCCCCCAGCACGGTAGGTAGAATACCATAAATATCTATAAGATGCCTTGAAGTTCTAAAGTCTTTGTAGACTTTAAAGCCAGATTCCTCCATTATCTTTGCTATGAATTCAACCAATCTGTTTTTTTGCAAGTTACCCACCTTCTGGAGATGAAAATTTATGCCCTAATTAAGAGATAATCTTTAATCCTTAATATTATTATAAACAGGTTATAATTAATATTTGCTTTTATAGTAGATAAGTACTCATCTGATTTTTAGCATTTCTTACATTAATATTCACCTTGTGGAGAAAATTAACCATTTGAAATACTCTCTTTAACTAGATTCCACAAAGTATTAAAAACTTCATACATATAAGTTGTATATGCAAATTTTGATAACCAACGATGATGGAGTAAATTCGTCCGGGATTATTGCCACCAGAAAATCAGTGGAAGGTTTAGGGGAAATATCAGTGGTAGCTCCTGCCACACAGCAAAGTGGAATAGGTCATGCACTTACCCTTTTTGAGCCTATAAGGGTTACAGATACTAATTTAAGGGATGGAAGCAGGGCTTTCTCAGTTTCAGGAACACCAACTGATGCGGTTATTATCTGGATCTTTGAATTAGCACAAAAAAAGCCAGATTTAGTTATATCTGGAATCAATGTAGGGGAAAATCTTGGAAAATCTGAATTAACTACTTCGGGAACAATAGGGGCTACCATGGAGGCGGCAACACATAAAATACCTTCCCTGGCAGTATCCTTACAGGTTACCCGGGGAGATATTAAATTCCATGATGGGCATGTGGATATCGACTTTTCCTTTGCCCAGAAAATAACCCGTAAGGTGGTTAAGCAGATTATAAAAAAGGGCATGCCTCAGGGCGTTGATTTCATGAATTTAAATATACCTGCCCATCCGGAAAGTGATGAAATTGTAATCACCCGGCTGGGGGAGAGAATGTACAAGGCTCACATCCAAAAGCGTCTTGATCCCCGTGGTAGGCCTTATTACTGGTTAGATGGTGATCCCGTTGAAGATGATAAGAAAGGAACCGATGTGCATACTCTTAAAGTTGAAAATAAGCCCAGCTTAACTCCACTTACTCTGGACTGTACCTACCCTCTGGAAATAAATAACTGGATGGAATAAAATCTATCAATTTACCTGTAATTTTTCTACCAGGCATATGCTAAGTAAGAGACCGTATTTACATACTTTATTATTAGTAAGGCATTTGCTTAAAGCTGAATCTATTTAAACCATAGTCTCCCTACATAGGTGATACCTTGGCCCTATATGGAGATAGGCCAATCAATTAAAACCTAATTAAAAATTAAATTATAGAGATTTTCTTTCATCAAAGTATATTAAGTTCTCTTAAAAGTCTATCTCTTTCTTTTCGAAGTTCTTCCAGTAATTCAGGATCGCAGTTTCCTAATTTTTCAAGATGGGCGATGGTAATAGTCACCGCTTCCAGGTTGGTTTCGATTTGGTTTACAGACATTAAATGACTCCGTTTTAAGATTTATTTAATTTAAATATACCATACTGTATAGGTACTGGTATCACCTAATGGTTTTATATATTTACTTATTAAATCATAATAATTATTTAATAGTGATAAAGATTTCTTTAGGGAAAAGTATATGCTATTCCGGCATTAAATTATGTTAAGAAATTAATAAGAGAGGTTAGGATGTCAAAACCAGATAGTGATTTTCAAGTAAATCGGCAGTTTCTGCGGTTTAAAGATAAGGATGTAGTAATAAGTTTAAAAAACAGAGAAGAAGATGAAGGTAAAGTTATAGCATTAGATAACTATCTAAACACTGTTATAGAGACAGATAATGGTATAAAATTCATAAAAGGCACTAAAATTGCATTTATTGCTTTAAAATAAACTATTTAAAATGCATTAGTGGAACCCTGTTGATTTTTAGATTTTTTTAATTTTAAAGTTCCCCAAATAAAAATGTTTTAAAATGAGTTCAGGGATAATATCCCTCAACTTTAATCCCTAAAATTTCTTTTTGGCCATTATAGATATCACGAGCAATCTGGGCACTGCCCATGGAACCGGAAGTAGGGGGAATGTGTATTACTGGTATCACTTCTTCCAGGTAATCCTTGAGGGCACCATAAAAATTTACAGGTTCCTGCAGGGCACCTATAGAACCGGTGAGTACCACCCCGTCCACTTTCTGGGCAATACCCAACAATCCCCATATCTCCATGACGATCGTCATGATCATGGTATCCAGTGCCAGGATGGCGGAATCATCCCCGGCCTGGAATTTTTCCAGTATTTCCTCTTTAACCTGGGAAACGGTGGTGTCCACTCCTGCAATTTTCACTGCTCCTGCATGGGAAAAGCAATCATTAGCGGTTCGATGTCCATCATCAATACTTCTTAACATTTCCAGATCCAGAGGACCATGCACCAGCCCCATAGCTCCTATACAGGCATCCATAGCTCCTCTGATTTTACATTTTTCCACTAAAAGGGTAACGGTATTAGAACTGATATCGGCCACAATCATGTTTTCCCATCCACTTTCCAGATAGGCATTATAGGCAATACTTACCTTTTCTGCACTGGCATGATGGGAATAAGCTGCCTTAAAACGAGGATCCATACAGGGGGTGTTTTTATGCAATCCCGGTATAAGCAGAATAGGAACTCCTGAGTTTTCCAGTTCACCATAAACCAGGGTACCTCCCCCGGTAACCTTGCCTGCACCACCAATGGATATAATTCCTCTTTTTTCCACCATTTCCAGGGGTTGTATGGTGTTAATACCATCTCCCATGGCATAGGTGATGGCCATGAGCTTAATTTTATCCAGGGGTACCCGGGAGGATAGTTCTTCCAGGGCAGATACTTCACCGGTAGAGAGTACTTCACGACTGATTTTAAAGTGTTCTACCTGCTTTTCATCTTCAGAAGGTAGAATGGTAAAGGATACTCCGGTAGTGCCGTGATCCATTCCTACAAATACCAATATATTCACCTTTTTTTATTGGAACTGGAAAAATTATTTTTCCAGTCCGCAGAGTTTTCTTAGCTTGGAGCCCTTCTTTTCAATCTGAAGTTCGCTTTCAATGTCCCTCATTCTCTTAAGCATAGGATTTCCGGCCTGATTTTCCAGGGCCCATTCCCGGGCAAATTTACCTTCCTGAATTTCTTTTAATATCCGGGCCATTTCCTCCTGGGTTTCAGAAGTTATGATTCTAGAACGTCGGCTTAATCCTCCAAACTCGGCGGTGTTACTTACATCGTGCCACATTCCGGCAAATCCTTTTTCATAAATCAAATCCACAATTAGCTTTAATTCATGGCAGGTTTCAAAGTAAGCCACTTCTGGTTGGTAACCAGCATCTACCAGGGTTTTAAATCCGGCCTTAATGAGTTCAGTTACCCCTCCACATAACACTGCCTGCTCTCCAAAGAGATCAGTTTCGGTTTCTTCCTGGAAAGTGGTTTCTAATATGCCTGCTCTGGCCAGTCCGCAGCCTTTACCCATGGCTAAAGCCATGTCTCGAGCATTTCCAGTGAAATCCTGTTCTACAGCAACCAGACCCGGGATTCCAAACCCTTCCAGGTAGGTCTTACGAACCATGGCCCCGGGACCTTTAGGAGCAATCATGGTCACATTCACATTTCCAGGGACCTTAATGTATCCAAAATGGATGTTGTATCCATGGGAAAATGATAGGGTGTTACCTTCTTCTAAATATGGCTTTATGGATTGTTCAAATACCGCAGACTGTATTTCATCTGGGATAAGGATATGGATGATATCCGCTACTTTTGATGCGTCTTCTATAGTCATGACCTTCATACCATCGTCATGGGCTGCCTGCCAGGAACTACCACCTTCTCTTAATCCAACCACAACATTTAAACCACTATCGGCCATATTTCGAGACTGGGCCATCCCTTGACTACCATATCCGATTACTGCAATAGTTTTATCTGCTAAAACCTGTGCATCTACATCTTTTTCATAATATATCTTCATTTGCCATCCTCCTAATAATAATTAAGGCAAAAAACTACCTTTTTTTTAAGTTAAAAATCATGATAACTAAGTTATGATTTAGTTATCATATAAATTTTAATTAAAGAACTTTATTTTACTAAAAAAATACTAATTTATTAAATTAATGGGAATACAGTTATTTTAAAAAATTAAAAACAGGGTTTAAACCATCAAATGGTTTTAATACCCCTTGAAATGGCAGTAGGCCCTGTACGTGCCAGTTCTTTAATTCCAAAATTCTTTAATAGATCAATAAGGGCCTGGATTTTTTCCGGGTCTCCGGTAATTTCCACGGTCAGGGTTTCCGGGCTCACATCTATGATTCGCCCCCGGAAAATACTGGCATACTGAATAACCTCGGAGCGAACTTTTTCCTGGGGAGCGTGCACTTTAATAAGGCACAGTTCCCTTTTAACCGTACTTTCCATTTCCAGATCTCGGACTTTTATCACATCAACCAGTTTATTTAATTGCTTGGTGATTTGTTCCAGCACCTTGTCATCACCCTGGGCAATGATGGTCATACGGGCCAGTTTTTCTTTTTCTGATTCTCCTACAGTTATGGTATCTATGTTAAATCCTCTACGGGTAAATAATCCAGCCACACGTTGTAAAACACCCGGCTTGTGTTCTACCAGGGCACTGATGATATGAGTTCTTTCATCCATCCTAATCACCTTCCGCCTTTTTAGCAGGATTTTTATAAGTAACTTCTCCCGGACGCTCTCTTTCCACTTTATATTCACCTATAATCTCGGTTAAGCCACATCCCGGGGGAACCATGGGTAAAATTTCATCAGGATCAATTATGATATCCAGCAATGTTGGTTCCCCTGATTTAATAGCATTTTTAAGTGCTTCTTGTGTTTCGCCGGGTTTTTCTACCCTTTCAGCCCGTACTCCAAATGCTTCAGCTAACTTAACAAAGTCTGGTACTTTTCCCAGGTGGGTGTGGGACATACGTTCATCATAGAATAGTTTTTGCCACTGGGCCACCATACCCAGGAAACGGTTATCCAGTACACAAACCACCACCGGAATGTCGTACTCTTTAACGGTGGCCAGATCCTGGCACACCATTAAAAATCCACCATCTCCACAAACAGAAACCACATCATTTTCAGGAAGAGCCACTTTAGCCCCTATGGCTGATGGGAATCCGAATCCCATGGTTCCCAGTCCTCCGGAGGATATGAATTTACGTGG
This genomic interval carries:
- the surE gene encoding 5'/3'-nucleotidase SurE, with the protein product MQILITNDDGVNSSGIIATRKSVEGLGEISVVAPATQQSGIGHALTLFEPIRVTDTNLRDGSRAFSVSGTPTDAVIIWIFELAQKKPDLVISGINVGENLGKSELTTSGTIGATMEAATHKIPSLAVSLQVTRGDIKFHDGHVDIDFSFAQKITRKVVKQIIKKGMPQGVDFMNLNIPAHPESDEIVITRLGERMYKAHIQKRLDPRGRPYYWLDGDPVEDDKKGTDVHTLKVENKPSLTPLTLDCTYPLEINNWME
- a CDS encoding restriction endonuclease; the protein is MGNLQKNRLVEFIAKIMEESGFKVYKDFRTSRHLIDIYGILPTVLGDFGVVVSCKNYDEKWNVGLDILKEMEMVAKTLKASKVVIVTTSAYSSQAVNYAARRNIKLIDRDGLLKLAQKFSKRSPEMMVEEEYGEEEYEGAEISYNPPESSRSSFFHSDSKGSLNRKRDQFKTEWWPLIQGILSNTIVLILLVIGLSYLLANLIGYFITLNSSTLGIIKILLSVVLSYGLVFLLDRKGALILVKGTTVFFVSLLALIIQIIFL
- the ilvN gene encoding acetolactate synthase small subunit, translating into MDERTHIISALVEHKPGVLQRVAGLFTRRGFNIDTITVGESEKEKLARMTIIAQGDDKVLEQITKQLNKLVDVIKVRDLEMESTVKRELCLIKVHAPQEKVRSEVIQYASIFRGRIIDVSPETLTVEITGDPEKIQALIDLLKNFGIKELARTGPTAISRGIKTI
- a CDS encoding EFR1 family ferrodoxin (N-terminal region resembles flavodoxins. C-terminal ferrodoxin region binds two 4Fe-4S clusters.), encoding MINDKIDFYYFSGTGNTYLVVHKMKEVWEKHGLKVNLFPLENSNPEKINLNNVIGLGFPVAEQSTYHFVWDFIKRLPESPGTAIFMVDTMGSFSGGIVGPLKKLLTGKGYHPLGACEIIMPSNIFYIAPEKKCQEKIEKGLLKAEHYALSLLKGTARWGRVPLISDAMYLASIFGLALTRSRINQNLLPLTTYYDLCQKCRICVKLCPVGNRKIEKNEYPQHGLKCEYCLRCASFCPYNAIKCPFNYKGKTYKAVEARVFLERK
- a CDS encoding branched-chain-amino-acid transaminase; amino-acid sequence: MAWDKNGKIWFNGEQVGWKNANIHVLSHVVHYGSSVFEGIRCYHNKQGSAVFRLEEHVERLFDSARIYRMEIPYTPAEISQAIRETIKTNGLKECYIRPVVFRGQGELGVNPLNSPLEVVIAAWKWGSYLGQEALEVGVDVGVSTWRRMAPDTLPNMAKAGANYMNSQLVKMEALENGYDEGILLDYQGMISEGSGENIFLIKDEVIYTPPLASSLLKGITRDSVIILAREMDLEVREEQMPREMLYVADEIFLTGTAAEVTPIRSVDRINVGSGGRGPVTEKLQQAFFQILRAEVDDRWGWLTYLE
- the cobT gene encoding nicotinate mononucleotide-dependent phosphoribosyltransferase CobT → MYDGLTNYGKTDFLSQLQNKKTLFLCAIATTATSRIPGITGAGATPELTEYTPAADVELIVHGKPLCLPEIPQTIIKGEAAPTPAVITKAALELSDIPIIVADAGARIKPDIPYIKLGNKPGEDVRTGKAVVNAKEIFEKGVMLGKTLSKLTNHLVIGESTPAGTTTALGVLTALGYDAKEKVSGSMPENPHHLKYDVIQEGLKAAGYEEGEIVEDALRAVEIVGDPMIASVAGMVMGSTVPVTLAGGTQMTAVCSVIKGMENKFDFSNLCIATTIFVAEDESADINHITHQIDDIPIFAVDPEFEKSSVPGLKSYLDGSVKEGVGAGGAMMAAMLQEVPIDNIRFKIEELCNKIF
- the ilvC gene encoding ketol-acid reductoisomerase, whose product is MKIYYEKDVDAQVLADKTIAVIGYGSQGMAQSRNMADSGLNVVVGLREGGSSWQAAHDDGMKVMTIEDASKVADIIHILIPDEIQSAVFEQSIKPYLEEGNTLSFSHGYNIHFGYIKVPGNVNVTMIAPKGPGAMVRKTYLEGFGIPGLVAVEQDFTGNARDMALAMGKGCGLARAGILETTFQEETETDLFGEQAVLCGGVTELIKAGFKTLVDAGYQPEVAYFETCHELKLIVDLIYEKGFAGMWHDVSNTAEFGGLSRRSRIITSETQEEMARILKEIQEGKFAREWALENQAGNPMLKRMRDIESELQIEKKGSKLRKLCGLEK
- a CDS encoding M48 family metallopeptidase — translated: MDPIYKSIAANKRWTYLFFSFYAILLAIIGYSIGLYFNSITLGLFIAGIIFALALVVSYYGGQSVITSMAGAREVSKQEEPYLYNTVEALSIAAGLPLPKLYLIDTDVPNAFAAGRNPENASITVTTGLMERLDRLELEGVIAHEMAHIRNYDVLLATVAVVLAGTIVFLGYMARYSAYGGLFRGRDRGGSAGIIFLILTLVLIILAPLFAQLLKFAISRKREFLADATGADLTGYPEGLASALEKISTMQKPKSKIQNTALNGIYIINPAIGANTVSNLFSTHPPTEERVRKLREMEF
- a CDS encoding LemA family protein, yielding MDISYIILAILILIIVYLTYSYNRLIKTRNMVDTAYSNIDTLLQKRFDLVPNLVSTVKGYMKHERELLETVTRARSDWMNASTIQENAGADNIAKEALKSIFAVAENYPDLKANQNFLLLQEELVGIENKIAYARQRYNRTVLDLNNAIQQFPTNLIAHFFRFQSREFFEVESLKAREVPQVKYDGDE
- the uppP gene encoding undecaprenyl-diphosphatase UppP — protein: MDVIQAIIIGIVQGLTEFLPISSSAHLVFITNILGVQESLAFDTMLHLASLVAVVSYFRKDLLHMVRSFLSSLKDLPRGEFKKGIQEDPFKRLAWLILFGTIPAGLMGLLFKDFFESLFTNLLAVGFFLIVTGLLLWGSERVSTGDRSVKDMGLKTSLIIGIAQGCAIAPGISRSGATISAGLFLGLERELAARYSFLLSIPIIIAAGLIQVQEIGSVLDNNAAAFIAGFIASAVAAYLAIKLLLKIIKERSLMMFAYYCWIVGLLTIIFSILY
- a CDS encoding LSm family protein yields the protein MSKPDSDFQVNRQFLRFKDKDVVISLKNREEDEGKVIALDNYLNTVIETDNGIKFIKGTKIAFIALK
- a CDS encoding methanogenesis marker 12 protein, which encodes MVFVGMDHGTTGVSFTILPSEDEKQVEHFKISREVLSTGEVSALEELSSRVPLDKIKLMAITYAMGDGINTIQPLEMVEKRGIISIGGAGKVTGGGTLVYGELENSGVPILLIPGLHKNTPCMDPRFKAAYSHHASAEKVSIAYNAYLESGWENMIVADISSNTVTLLVEKCKIRGAMDACIGAMGLVHGPLDLEMLRSIDDGHRTANDCFSHAGAVKIAGVDTTVSQVKEEILEKFQAGDDSAILALDTMIMTIVMEIWGLLGIAQKVDGVVLTGSIGALQEPVNFYGALKDYLEEVIPVIHIPPTSGSMGSAQIARDIYNGQKEILGIKVEGYYP